One Cucurbita pepo subsp. pepo cultivar mu-cu-16 chromosome LG11, ASM280686v2, whole genome shotgun sequence DNA window includes the following coding sequences:
- the LOC111806177 gene encoding DNA mismatch repair protein MSH7-like — protein MQRQKSLLSFFQKSPSENRSSDGDTSSVAQRLTRFPAKPNVAGLEQPGIQTNADPSLEIRGTDTPPEKVPRQILPVIEKNRGSSLFSSIMHKFVRVDDKHKAHDRDEIKKDSSQNEVWKDSSQIPSISGKVNDPIELTELKGASRHHGKLHAANLNGHRGPVLDIESDDGIGGPETPGMRPSASRLKRSQEIPLVDGNADFLQHSTKRIKLLQDSMNSNMIHHEVSDATSKFEWLNPCQIRDADGRRPDHPLYDKKTLFIPPDVLKKMSASQKQYWNVKCQYMDILLFFKVGKFYELYEQDAEIGHKELDWKMTLSGVGKCRQVGVPESGIDDAVQKLVARGHKVGRIEQLESSDQTKTRGANSVIPRKLVQVVTPSTKVDGDIGPDAVHLLSIKEESCGLDNNSIAYGFAFVDCAALKFWTGSIKDDASCAALGALLMQVSPKEIIYEARGLSKETHKVLKKYSPTGSTALESTSGSPVTDFLEASEVKLLIQSKGYFKGSLNLWNHTIESTVHDDIALCALGGLINHMSRLMLDDVLREGNVLPYQVYRGCLRMDGQTMVNLEIFRNNDDGGLSGTLYKYLDNCVTSSGKRLLRLWICHPLKDVEEINNRLNVVEELMAQSEVMALLGTTYLRKLPDLERLFGQIKATVQSSASLVLPLIRKKLQKRRVKLFGSLVKGLRTGLDLLIQVQKEGCIISLSKVVKLPQLTSNGGLDQFLTQFEAAVDSEFPNYQNHDVTDSDAERLSILIELFVEKATEWCEVIHALNCIDVLRSFAVIGHSSRGSMSRPIILPQSSNSTSSPEKQGPVLQINGLWHPYALVENGESPVPNDMILGPDKDGYHPHTLLLTGPNMGGKSTLLRSTCLAVILAQLGCYVPCETCTLSVVDTIFTRLGATDRIMTGESTFLVECSETASVLQHATQDSLVILDELGRGTSTFDGYAIAYAVFRHLIEKVNCRLLFATHYHPLTKEFASHPHVMLQHMACAFKDHELVFLYRLRSGACPESYGLQVATMAGIPGRVVEAASKASQMLKKTIKESFKSSEQRSQFSTLHEEWLKTLIAVSEFRGNDLDENDAFDTLFCLWYELKRSYHC, from the exons ATGCAGCGCCAGAAATCTTTGTTATCCTTCTTCCAAAAATCTCCGTCCGAAAATCGGAGCTCCGATGGGGATACCTCCTCCGTTGCCCAGCGGCTCACTCGCTTTCCGGCGAAACCAAACGTTGCCGGTTTGGAGCAGCCGGGTATCCAGACCAATGCGGATCCCTCCCTGGAGATTAGAGGAACCGACACGCCGCCGGAGAAGGTGCCTCGCCAGATTTTGCCGGTGATTGAGAAGAACAGAggttcttctctcttttcgaGCATCATGCACAAATTTGTGAGAGTCGATGATAAACACAAGGCGCACGATAG GGACGAGATTAAAAAAGATTCCTCTCAGAACGAGGTTTGGAAAGATTCTTCTCAGATACCTTCCATTTCTGGTAAGGTTAACGATCCAATAGAACTTACGGAGCTAAAGGGAGCTTCTAGACATCATGGTAAACTCCACGCTGCAAATTTAAATGGACATAGAGGACCTGTCTTGGATATTGAAAGCGATGATGGCATTGGTGGACCAGAAACACCTGGCATGCGACCTTCTGCCTCACGTTTGAAGAGATCTCAAGAGATTCCTCTTGTGGATGGGAATGCTGATTTTTTGCAGCATAGTACCAAAAGAATTAAACTCCTTCAGGACTCGATGAACTCAAACATGATTCACCATGAAGTTTCTGATGCAACTAGCAAATTTGAGTGGCTCAATCCCTGTCAAATTAGAGATGCTGATGGTAGAAGGCCTGACCATCCtctttatgataaaaaaacattattcatACCACCTGACGTGCTGAAGAAAATGTCAGCCTCACAAAAACAATACTGGAATGTGAAATGTCAATATATGGACATTTTGCTTTTCTTCAAAGTG GGAAAGTTCTATGAGCTATATGAACAAGATGCTGAAATTGGTCACAAGGAGCTTGACTGGAAAATGACATTAAGTGGTGTTGGGAAATGTAGGCAg GTTGGTGTTCCTGAAAGTGGGATTGATGATGCCGTTCAAAAGCTTGTTGCTCGTGG ACATAAAGTTGGGCGAATTGAGCAGTTGGAATCTTCAGATCAAACAAAAACCAGAGGTGCAAATTCT GTGATACCTCGGAAATTGGTACAGGTTGTTACTCCGTCAACCAAGGTTGATGGTGATATTGGGCCTGACGCTGTTCATTTGCTTTCCATCAAAGAG GAGAGTTGTGGGCTGGATAATAATTCAATTGCATATGGGTTTGCCTTTGTTGATTGTGctgctttaaaattttggactGGCTCTATCAAAGATGATGCTTCCTGCGCTGCTCTCGGTGCCCTCTTGATGCAA GTGTCTCCAAAGGAAATAATATATGAAGCTAGAG GATTATCTAAAGAAACACATAAAGTTCTAAAGAAGTACTCGCCAACTG GTTCCACCGCTCTAGAATCCACATCAGGGTCGCCAGTTACAGATTTTCTGGAAGCTTCAGAGGTTAAACTTTTGATCCAGTCTAAAGGATATTTTAAAGGCTCCTTGAATTTGTGGAATCATACGATTGAAAGCACAGTCCACGATGACATTGCTCTATGTGCTCTAGGAGGACTTATTAATCATATGTCAAGGCTGATG TTGGATGATGTCTTGCGGGAGGGAAATGTACTGCCATACCAAGTATACAGAGGCTGTCTAAGAATGGATGGACAAACAATGGTTAATCTTGAAATTTTCAGAAACAATGATGATGGTGGTTTATCAG GTACACTGTACAAGTATCTTGATAACTGTGTCACATCATCAGGCAAGCGGCTTTTGAGGTTGTGGATCTGTCATCCTCTTAAAGATGTTGAAGAGATTAATAATAGGCTTAATGTGGTTGAAGAACTGATGGCACAATCTGAAGTTATGGCACTTCTTGGTACCACCTATCTCCGCAAGCTTCCAGACTTAGAGAGGCTGTTTGGGCAGATTAAGGCTACGGTTCAGTCATCTGCTTCTCTTGTATTACCATTGATTCGCAAGAAGTTACAGAAACGGCGG GTGAAATTATTCGGATCTTTGGTGAAGGGCCTTAGGACTGGATTGGATTTATTAATTCAAGTCCAGAAGGAAGGTTGCATTATTTCTCTATCAAAAGTAGTTAAACTGCCACAGCTCACCAGCAATGGTGGGCTCGATCAATTCCTCACTCAATTTGAAGCAGCTGTAGATAGTGAATTTCCAAATTATCAG AACCATGATGTAACGGATTCCGATGCTGAAAGACTCTCTATATTAATCGAGTTATTTGTGGAAAAAGCTACTGAATGGTGTGAAGTAATTCATGCCCTCAATTGTATTGATGTGCTGAGATCATTTGCAGTAATTGGTCATTCATCTAGAGGGTCCATGTCTAGACCTATTATTTTGCCTCAATCGAGTAATTCAACGTCGAGTCCAGAAAAGCAGGGGCCAGTTCTTCAAATTAATGGGCTATGGCATCCATATGCCCTTGTGGAGAACGGAGAATCACCAGTTCCTAATGATATGATCCTTGGTCCTGATAAAGATGGCTACCATCCCCATACTCTACTGCTAACGGGACCAAACATGGGCGGGAAATCAACACTTCTTCGTTCTACTTGTCTAGCTGTTATTCTTGCACAG TTGGGTTGCTACGTGCCTTGTGAGACATGCACGCTCTCGGTTGTGGATACCATCTTTACGAGACTTGGTGCTACGGATCGAATCATGACAGGAGAAA GTACCTTCCTTGTTGAATGCTCAGAAACAGCTTCAGTTCTCCAACATGCTACTCAGGACTCTCTTGTTATTCTTGACGAACTCGGGCGAGGAACGAGCACATTTGATGGCTATGCCATTGCATATGCT GTGTTTCGCCATCTGATAGAAAAGGTGAACTGTCGACTTCTATTTGCTACTCACTACCACCCTCTAACAAAGGAGTTTGCCTCTCATCCTCACGTCATGCTTCAACACATGGCCTGCGCATTCAAGGACCATGAGCTGGTTTTTCTATATCGCCTCCGCTCCGGAGCATGCCCTGAGAGCTACGGGTTGCAAGTAGCAACCATGGCTGGAATCCCGGGGCGAGTCGTTGAAGCAGCTTCAAAAGCTAGCCAAATGCTGAAGAAAACCATCAAAGAGAGCTTCAAATCAAGCGAACAACGCTCACAGTTTTCAACTCTTCATGAAGAGTGGTTGAAAACTCTAATCGCGGTCTCGGAGTTTCGAGGTAATGATCTCGACGAAAATGATGCTTTTgatactttattttgtttatggtATGAGCTTAAGAGATCATATCACTGCTAG
- the LOC111806178 gene encoding heat stress transcription factor C-1-like: protein MESNHQQNDTVAPFVMKTYQMVNDPITDDLIAWSKANNSFIVADPLELSRRILPSYFKHNNFSSFVRQLNTYGFKKVDPDKWEFASQWFLRDQKHLLKNITRRRHSRNSHIQVKREDDGELALEISKLKQEQIALETEVESMNKRIEATEKRPQQMMSFLYKIMENPEILQRILLQNRRVRRRVTMRPPPSPVKFVKAMEDDSSPETGVFDDNVALSSPETTLWWNGGGADSGGGFGDYIELSPPESNISVYELGDGRDSVLAELVAGGGSSSPPPYPFSLFSGGF from the exons ATGGAGTCGAACCACCAACAAAACGACACCGTTGCGCCGTTCGTAATGAAAACTTACCAGATGGTCAACGATCCGATCACCGACGATTTAATCGCGTGGAGCAAAGCTAACAACAGCTTCATCGTCGCCGATCCTTTGGAACTCTCTCGCCGTATTCTTCCTTCTTACTTCAAACACAATAACTTCTCCAGTTTTGTTCGCCAGCTCAACACCTAT GGATTCAAGAAGGTGGATCCAGACAAATGGGAATTCGCGAGCCAATGGTTTCTGAGAGATCAAAAGCATTTGCTGAAGAACATCACAAGAAGAAGACACAGCCGAAATTCACACATTCAAGTGAAACGTGAAGACGACGGAGAATTAGCACTGGAAATTTCAAAGctaaaacaagaacaaatagCTTTAGAAACCGAAGTCGAATCGATGAACAAGCGAATCGAGGCGACCGAAAAACGCCCGCAACAAATGATGTCCTTTCTGTACAAAATCATGGAGAATCCCGAAATTCTTCAAAGAATTCTGCTGCAGAACCGCCGCGTACGGCGGCGTGTGACCATGCGACCGCCTCCAAGTCCGGTCAAATTCGTGAAAGCCATGGAGGATGATTCGTCGCCGGAGACTGGTGTTTTCGATGATAACGTCGCCTTGTCGTCGCCGGAGACTACCTTATGGTGGAACGGCGGCGGCGCTGACTCCGGCGGCGGATTTGGCGATTACATAGAGCTGTCGCCACCTGAGAGTAATATTTCGGTTTACGAACTCGGCGACGGCCGAGATAGTGTCCTGGCGGAGCTGGTGGCCGGAGGAGGGTCGAGTTCGCCGCCGCCTTATCCGTTTTCGTTGTTTAGCGGTGGGTTTTAG
- the LOC111805647 gene encoding probable polyol transporter 6, with translation MQSTVSLQPQDDARQLFLPLLDSSPETTTAAAAVVDGGRGGGGGGGSFPKLVESSPSPPNGVAERESRHINKYVLAGAVLASTNSILLGYDIGVMSGAILYIKENMKITTEQQELLVGSLNVCSLIGALASGETSDRIGRRYTILIAAATFLIGAILMSFAPSFLFLVAGRVVAGIGVGFSLMIAPVYVAELSPAFSRGLLTSLPEIFISAGILLGYISNYAFSGLSETVNWRFMLGISAIPAVIVALGVSAMPESPRWLAIRGREIEAKRILIKISESKEEAELRFTEITRSVSASCKWRGNESVWKELLLNPSPSVRRILIAAVGINFFMQASGNDAVVYYSPEVFREAGIHDNKQLVGVTVVIGIAKMGFVLISAFFLDRFGRRPLLLLGSTGMACSLAGLGLGSKYLEYSDEKPKWAIGLCVVAVCAALSFFSIGLGPITWVYSSEIFPSRLRAQGSSLAVSVNRLVSGLVAMTFLSISSKISFGGMFFGLAGIMAAAAAFFYHFLPETKGKSLEEIETLFDDDGLH, from the exons ATGCAATCCACTGTGTCTCTGCAACCACAAGACGACGCCCGACAGCTCTTCCTTCCACTTCTCGATTCATCGCCTGAAActaccaccgccgccgccgccgttgTTGACGgcggaagaggaggaggaggaggaggaggttcATTTCCTAAGCTGGTCGAATCGTCCCCGTCGCCCCCGAACGGCGTTGCTGAAAGAGAGAGCCGTCATATCAATAAATATGTGCTCGCCGGTGCCGTTTTGGCTTCCACCAATTCCATTCTCCTCGGCTATG ATATAGGAGTGATGAGTGGAGCCATTTTGTACATCAAAGAGAATATGAAAATCACCACAGAACAACAAGAGCTCTTAGTCGGTTCCTTAAACGTCTGTTCTCTAATCGGAGCTCTCGCCTCCGGCGAGACTTCCGACCGGATCGGCCGCCGGTACACAATCCTCATAGCCGCCGCCACATTCCTAATCGGTGCCATCTTGATGAGCTTCGCACCGTCTTTCCTCTTCCTTGTCGCAGGCCGCGTCGTTGCCGGCATTGGCGTCGGCTTCTCTCTGATGATCGCTCCGGTCTACGTCGCCGAACTCTCGCCGGCGTTTTCTCGAGGCCTCCTCACATCTCTGCCGGAGATCTTCATTAGCGCCGGAATTTTACTCggatatatttcaaattacgCCTTCTCTGGCCTTTCTGAAACCGTTAATTGGCGATTTATGCTAGGGATTTCAGCGATTCCGGCCGTAATTGTCGCCCTCGGTGTCTCCGCCATGCCGGAATCGCCTCGATGGCTTGCGATTCGCGGTCGAGAAATCGAAGCGAAACGAAtcctaattaaaatttctgaATCGAAAGAAGAAGCCGAACTCAGATTTACAGAAATTACCAGATCGGTTTCCGCTTCTTGCAAATGGCGCGGTAATGAAAGTGTTTGGAAAGAATTGTTACTGAATCCTTCTCCGTCGGTCCGCCGGATTCTAATCGCCGCCGTTGGAATCAATTTCTTCATGCAAGCTTCTGGAAACGACGCCGTTGTGTATTACAGTCCCGAGGTTTTTCGAGAGGCCGGAATTCATGATAACAAACAACTCGTCGGCGTAACAGTCGTAATCGGAATCGCTAAGATGGGATTTGTTTTGATTTCGGCTTTTTTCTTGGACCGGTTCGGCCGGAGGCCACTTTTGTTATTGGGCTCGACCGGTATGGCTTGTTCGTTGGCTGGGCTGGGCCTGGGCTCGAAATATCTGGAGTATTCAGATGAAAAGCCCAAATGGGCTATTGGGCTTTGCGTGGTGGCCGTTTGTGCGGCCCTGTCGTTTTTCTCTATTGGGCTTGGGCCCATCACGTGGGTCTATTCGTCGGAAATATTTCCGTCTAGATTGCGGGCCCAAGGTTCGAGCCTGGCGGTTTCGGTGAACCGGTTGGTAAGTGGTTTGGTGGCAATGACGTTTCTGAGCATTTCGAGTAAAATCTCGTTCGGAGGGATGTTTTTTGGACTCGCCGGGAtaatggcggcggcggcggctttCTTTTACCACTTTCTGCCGGAGACCAAGGGGAAAAGCTTGGAAGAAATTGAAACTCTCTTTGACGACGATGGACTTCATTAA